One Nostoc punctiforme PCC 73102 DNA window includes the following coding sequences:
- a CDS encoding alpha-keto acid decarboxylase family protein, whose translation MAKTMATFTVGDYLLLRLEQIGIKHIFGVAGDYNMEFLDYIVNHNGIELIPTCNELNASYAADGYGRLNGIAALITTFGVGELSAINGVAGAYAEHVPVVAITGAPATKIQALGSLVHHTLGTGDFSMFARMYEQVTVAQAYLTNENATTEIDGVLGICLLKKLPVYISIPMDVALTEVSAPSDSFIPPVFQSDGATLAEIVDVCVNILEKASQPVILADIGVARYHLHEQLRKLLTATGYPYATMNMGKGLLEETHPQFIGIYNGAASEESVRKRIEQADCVLTIGALMTDFNTGKFSAKLDPSQTIEVHGQYVKVKHALYNNVAMADVLSALSQRLQRRDPQTLNFKSATENLDAGFITPIEGGSSAPITQQYFWHRFAHFLQEDDIIVAETGTCLFGASIVPLPKGATFVGQVLWGAIGYSVASLLGCALAKPTAGIAASQRRSILLVGDGSFQMTAQELSTILRYNLKPIIFLINNDGYTIERDIHGERMPYNDIQPWNYHQLPKVFGGNGWGIKVSTESQLDKALQTAQQNHDQLAFIEVVMDKMDSPEVLLKMLQQ comes from the coding sequence TTGGCTAAGACAATGGCAACGTTTACTGTTGGCGACTATTTATTGCTTCGTCTGGAGCAAATTGGCATCAAGCATATCTTTGGCGTTGCTGGAGACTACAATATGGAATTTCTCGACTATATTGTTAACCATAATGGCATCGAGTTAATTCCTACTTGCAACGAACTTAACGCATCCTATGCTGCCGATGGTTATGGTCGGCTCAATGGTATTGCGGCATTAATAACTACCTTTGGTGTTGGTGAACTCAGTGCTATTAATGGTGTCGCTGGCGCTTATGCTGAACACGTTCCGGTTGTAGCGATTACTGGTGCTCCTGCAACTAAAATTCAAGCTCTTGGTTCACTTGTCCATCATACGCTTGGTACTGGTGATTTCTCAATGTTTGCCCGAATGTATGAACAGGTAACGGTGGCTCAAGCATATTTAACAAACGAAAATGCAACAACGGAAATTGACGGAGTTTTAGGTATCTGTTTGCTGAAGAAGTTACCTGTTTATATTTCCATACCTATGGATGTTGCTCTCACAGAGGTGTCTGCACCGTCTGATTCCTTTATACCCCCAGTATTCCAGAGTGATGGCGCTACTTTAGCCGAAATAGTTGATGTCTGTGTAAACATACTGGAAAAAGCTTCCCAACCTGTGATTCTTGCTGATATTGGTGTAGCTCGTTATCACTTGCATGAACAATTGCGAAAACTGCTAACAGCTACCGGATACCCTTATGCCACGATGAATATGGGAAAAGGATTGCTAGAAGAAACTCACCCCCAATTCATCGGTATATATAATGGTGCTGCCAGTGAGGAATCTGTCAGAAAACGTATTGAGCAGGCTGATTGTGTTTTAACTATCGGTGCTTTGATGACTGATTTCAACACAGGCAAGTTTTCTGCCAAACTTGACCCCAGCCAAACTATTGAAGTGCATGGGCAGTATGTAAAAGTTAAACATGCTTTATACAACAATGTAGCTATGGCAGATGTGCTTTCTGCTTTAAGTCAACGGTTGCAGCGCCGCGATCCTCAAACGCTAAACTTCAAATCAGCAACAGAGAATTTAGATGCTGGTTTTATAACGCCAATCGAAGGCGGCTCTTCGGCACCAATTACGCAGCAGTATTTTTGGCATAGATTTGCTCATTTTCTCCAAGAAGATGACATTATCGTTGCTGAGACTGGAACTTGTTTGTTTGGTGCCTCTATCGTTCCTTTACCAAAAGGAGCTACTTTCGTTGGGCAAGTACTTTGGGGAGCGATTGGCTACTCTGTTGCTTCATTACTTGGTTGTGCGTTGGCGAAGCCCACCGCAGGTATCGCTGCATCACAACGTCGCTCTATCCTACTGGTTGGTGACGGGTCTTTCCAAATGACTGCACAAGAACTTTCAACTATCTTACGGTATAACTTAAAACCGATTATTTTTTTGATCAACAATGATGGATATACTATAGAGCGTGATATTCATGGTGAACGTATGCCGTATAACGACATTCAACCTTGGAATTATCATCAGCTCCCTAAGGTTTTCGGTGGCAATGGCTGGGGAATTAAAGTTAGTACCGAATCCCAGTTAGATAAAGCATTACAAACAGCTCAACAAAACCATGACCAACTTGCTTTTATTGAGGTTGTGATGGATAAAATGGACAGTCCAGAGGTTCTGTTGAAGATGTTGCAGCAATAA
- a CDS encoding VOC family protein: MSTQIFVNLPVKNLNQSIEFFTQLGFQFNSQFTDETATCMIVSESIFVMLLTHEKFKMFTPKEICDATKSTEVLVCLSFDSREQVDEMVRLAVTAGGTTYNEPQDHGFMYGHGFADLDGHIWEIIYMEPSAINLG; this comes from the coding sequence ATGAGTACTCAAATTTTCGTCAATCTACCAGTCAAAAACCTCAATCAATCGATAGAGTTCTTTACTCAACTCGGTTTCCAGTTTAATTCTCAATTCACTGATGAAACTGCCACCTGCATGATTGTGTCCGAAAGCATCTTTGTCATGCTCTTAACGCATGAGAAGTTTAAGATGTTTACTCCCAAGGAAATTTGTGATGCTACAAAAAGCACAGAAGTGCTCGTATGTTTATCTTTTGATAGCCGAGAACAAGTTGATGAAATGGTTCGCTTGGCAGTCACCGCTGGTGGAACAACCTACAATGAACCACAAGATCACGGTTTTATGTATGGGCATGGATTTGCTGACTTAGATGGCCACATTTGGGAAATTATATACATGGAGCCAAGCGCAATAAACCTTGGTTAG
- a CDS encoding VOC family protein, with product MKINSYLNFNGNCKAAFKFYEQYLGGKIIMMLTHGDAPTAEHVPVQWHDKIMHVCLDLGDQLLMGSDSPPEHFETPQGFYVQLGIDEPAEAERIFHALAENGKVKMPIEQTFWSVRFGMLVDQFGIPWMINCQKTA from the coding sequence ATGAAAATCAATTCTTATCTTAATTTCAACGGCAACTGTAAAGCAGCATTCAAATTCTATGAACAATATTTAGGCGGCAAAATCATCATGATGCTTACTCATGGAGATGCCCCCACAGCAGAACATGTACCAGTTCAATGGCATGACAAAATCATGCATGTCTGCCTCGATCTGGGCGATCAATTATTGATGGGGTCTGACAGTCCGCCGGAACACTTTGAAACACCTCAAGGCTTTTACGTGCAGTTAGGCATTGACGAGCCAGCGGAGGCAGAACGCATCTTTCATGCATTAGCAGAAAATGGAAAGGTGAAGATGCCGATCGAGCAAACTTTCTGGTCTGTCCGCTTTGGAATGTTGGTCGATCAATTCGGCATTCCGTGGATGATCAACTGCCAAAAGACTGCTTGA
- a CDS encoding YybH family protein — protein MTKSAIKTNQAQIRQLIADQQEAICAKDVARIVSNYATEVIIFDIKPPFQTHGKEALRQVWSECLPYFPDSFEIETRDLNITVNDDLAVAHWLSHFTSIEVDHPAMQTWMRITAVCQRHQDEWQILHEHISVPFDPHTSQAVFTLNP, from the coding sequence ATGACAAAAAGCGCGATAAAAACCAACCAAGCTCAGATTCGCCAACTCATTGCCGATCAACAAGAGGCAATTTGCGCTAAGGATGTCGCTCGGATCGTGTCGAACTATGCTACCGAGGTCATCATCTTTGATATAAAACCCCCATTCCAAACACATGGGAAAGAGGCTTTACGTCAAGTTTGGTCAGAGTGTTTGCCTTATTTCCCGGACTCCTTTGAGATAGAAACACGAGACCTCAACATTACAGTCAACGATGACTTGGCGGTTGCCCACTGGCTCTCGCACTTTACATCAATAGAAGTAGATCATCCAGCAATGCAGACATGGATGCGGATCACTGCTGTCTGCCAGCGCCATCAAGATGAATGGCAGATCCTACATGAACATATCTCTGTTCCATTTGATCCACATACCTCTCAAGCCGTATTTACGCTCAACCCATAG
- a CDS encoding IS5 family transposase, with product MSKAYSSNLTQDQWELLEPLIPVGKTGGRPRVVEMWQVINAIFYVLTQGCTWRNLPGDLPNWQTVYTYFRNWRKDGTWVSIHDQLRDWERVNNERAVSPTEAIIDSQSVKTAAMVTQQVGYDAGKKVKGRKRFLTVDTLGLVLPVLVSAASVDERSGGKLLLQKVKQMGDKVSRLNLIWVDGGYDGNPFMQWVMDFYRWVVQVVLRPRERKGFVLLPKRWVVERTFGWLTGCRRLNKDYELLPETAENFIYLAMIRIMVRRLA from the coding sequence ATGAGTAAAGCATACTCCAGTAACCTGACCCAAGACCAATGGGAATTATTAGAACCGTTAATTCCAGTAGGCAAAACAGGTGGTCGTCCAAGAGTGGTAGAGATGTGGCAAGTAATCAACGCTATTTTCTATGTATTGACGCAAGGATGTACTTGGCGAAACTTACCGGGAGACTTGCCAAATTGGCAAACGGTATACACATACTTCCGAAATTGGCGAAAAGATGGAACATGGGTAAGTATCCATGATCAACTCAGAGACTGGGAGAGAGTAAACAATGAGCGAGCAGTCAGCCCAACAGAAGCAATCATTGATAGTCAAAGTGTGAAAACTGCGGCGATGGTCACTCAACAAGTGGGATACGATGCAGGCAAAAAGGTCAAAGGACGCAAGCGATTTTTGACAGTTGATACTTTGGGTCTAGTACTGCCGGTGTTGGTGAGTGCGGCTAGTGTCGATGAACGCTCTGGTGGGAAACTTTTACTCCAGAAGGTCAAACAGATGGGAGACAAGGTATCACGCCTGAATCTTATCTGGGTTGATGGTGGTTACGATGGCAACCCTTTTATGCAGTGGGTGATGGATTTTTACCGATGGGTTGTACAAGTCGTGCTGCGACCTCGTGAACGCAAAGGCTTTGTTTTGTTGCCTAAACGTTGGGTTGTCGAACGTACTTTCGGTTGGCTAACTGGATGTCGGCGGTTGAATAAAGACTATGAGCTTTTACCGGAAACTGCGGAGAATTTTATTTACCTTGCCATGATTCGGATCATGGTGCGGCGTTTGGCATAA
- a CDS encoding YciI family protein produces the protein MARCRFEQLRFDLLTKENNGGKPMKYVLLIYLEENALSETEREDCYVKSAQLAQQLNSNGQYLATAPLHPVTTATSVRVRDGKPLVTDGPFAETREQLGGFFLIDAQDIDAAIAIAAQIPAVEVGTVEIRPVIEVAGLPEH, from the coding sequence TTGGCGAGGTGTCGATTTGAGCAATTGCGGTTCGACTTACTCACAAAGGAAAACAACGGAGGCAAGCCAATGAAATATGTGCTGCTGATTTACTTGGAAGAAAATGCCCTGAGCGAAACCGAACGGGAAGACTGTTATGTGAAATCCGCGCAGCTCGCACAGCAACTCAACTCAAATGGGCAGTATTTAGCTACTGCCCCGCTTCACCCTGTCACAACGGCAACTAGCGTCCGGGTGCGTGATGGCAAACCGCTTGTAACCGACGGGCCGTTTGCAGAAACGCGCGAACAATTGGGCGGGTTCTTCCTGATCGATGCCCAAGATATCGATGCAGCGATCGCGATCGCTGCCCAGATTCCAGCAGTAGAAGTTGGCACCGTCGAAATTCGCCCCGTAATTGAAGTCGCAGGTTTGCCAGAGCATTAG
- a CDS encoding RNA polymerase sigma factor, with the protein MAIAQIDTSPKIFSKSAMTSNAQSDVTQAIASLYRAEWGRIVATLIRLIGDFDVAEEAAQEAFSVAVNQWQSTGIPDLPRAWIIKTARYKAIDRLRRRTRLKEKLEWYAMSGLIPTTEEPTYDTDEIPDDRLRLIFTCCHPALAIEAQVALTLRMLGGLETDEIARAFLVPTATMAQRLVRAKRKIRDAGIPYKVPDTSDLSARVDAVLTAIYLIFNEGYAATRGETMVKADLCTEAIRLGRLVRMLMAPQLPSEVTALVALMLLHDSRRDARLDEAGDLVLLEDQDRRRWNQQQIAEALPLVEEALRGGTGPFGVQAAIAALHCQAARAQETDWLQIVRLYDLLERLQPSPIVSLNRAVAISMVDSPQTALGLIDELAPQLDGYHLFHAARADLLRRIGASASAAQSYGLALVLVKNDSERRFLERRLREVQP; encoded by the coding sequence ATGGCAATTGCTCAAATCGACACCTCGCCAAAAATTTTTTCAAAGTCAGCTATGACCTCAAACGCACAATCAGATGTAACCCAAGCGATCGCCTCTCTTTATCGTGCTGAGTGGGGTAGGATTGTCGCCACACTCATCCGGCTGATTGGGGATTTCGATGTGGCTGAAGAGGCGGCGCAAGAAGCCTTTAGTGTGGCTGTTAATCAGTGGCAGTCCACGGGCATTCCCGATCTCCCCCGTGCGTGGATTATCAAAACAGCTCGGTACAAAGCCATCGATCGCCTCCGCCGCCGGACGCGGCTGAAGGAAAAACTAGAATGGTATGCTATGTCTGGGTTAATCCCAACGACCGAGGAGCCAACCTACGACACTGATGAAATTCCAGACGATCGGCTACGACTGATCTTCACCTGCTGCCACCCAGCACTGGCGATCGAGGCTCAGGTTGCTCTGACGCTGCGGATGCTGGGCGGACTTGAGACGGATGAAATTGCACGGGCATTTCTCGTACCCACGGCAACGATGGCGCAACGCCTAGTGCGTGCCAAGCGCAAGATTCGAGATGCAGGTATTCCCTATAAAGTGCCGGACACAAGCGATCTGTCTGCGCGGGTAGACGCAGTGCTGACAGCGATCTATCTGATTTTCAACGAGGGCTACGCGGCGACTAGAGGCGAGACGATGGTGAAAGCTGACCTCTGCACAGAAGCGATTCGGCTGGGTCGTCTCGTGAGGATGTTGATGGCACCGCAACTGCCCTCAGAAGTGACTGCACTGGTTGCACTGATGTTGCTGCACGACTCCCGGCGCGATGCCCGTTTAGATGAAGCGGGCGATCTGGTGTTGCTCGAAGATCAGGATCGTCGTCGTTGGAACCAACAGCAGATTGCTGAGGCGTTGCCGCTCGTTGAAGAGGCACTGCGGGGCGGAACTGGCCCGTTTGGAGTGCAAGCTGCGATCGCGGCACTACATTGTCAGGCGGCACGGGCACAAGAAACGGACTGGTTACAAATTGTCCGCCTCTACGATTTGCTCGAACGCTTGCAGCCCTCGCCCATTGTGTCGCTAAACCGGGCGGTGGCAATCTCAATGGTAGACAGTCCTCAGACGGCGCTTGGACTTATCGATGAACTTGCCCCTCAGCTTGATGGCTACCATCTATTTCACGCCGCCCGTGCCGATTTGCTGCGCCGCATCGGAGCCTCAGCGTCAGCCGCACAGAGCTACGGACTTGCGCTCGTGCTGGTAAAAAATGACAGCGAACGCCGCTTTCTGGAGCGTCGGCTGCGCGAAGTTCAACCCTAA
- a CDS encoding aldehyde dehydrogenase family protein translates to MKPVLISLLEPLNKLSASEQMVLEKIMQPVSFSAGTYIFKEGSFADSCYILEEGIVRIETASESSSNFVVNYLEAGTIFGEISLLDKMPRSATAYAQTNIIAKKILIQELEILLETSPRILICLWEMFRKAAPLGVRSLNELTIKKNHFVINPEVEVMLDKALLAQKEIQTWSEERIDALLLVIASSIAQHAESLATATVKATRVGDILDKVTKNKIASLGIYRSLVGKSGCGFISNNKINNVCEIASPMGIIFGMIPMTNPVATAVFKALICIKSRNALILSFPLSTKNVGTLVCEIIQEALIRQDAPVELIQWLKHRSSREQTEILMKHKNVSLILATGGASMVKAAYSSGTPAIGVGPANTPTLICADANIQHAARTIIVSKSFDNGLICGSEHNLIVDARVRKNFIKVLEQEGAAILTHEEKSYFSTVAFEDKSNRLQAKIIGQSAAKIAVMANIKRDYHIKLIIVPNEFLSLDNPYAYEKMAPILSLFTVQNEIEGIDLCRSILQIEGKGHTAIIHTKNKAVVRRFGLEMPASRILVNSPGVHGIIGLTSALDPSFTLGCGTFGGNSTTDNVTYSNLLNLKRVAYYQAPKFLDPEIFKNTYPQWLLQLLNLLNFLKLNALVTFISQRVSIQLRR, encoded by the coding sequence ATGAAACCTGTATTAATATCGCTTCTTGAACCATTAAATAAACTTTCGGCATCTGAACAAATGGTTTTAGAAAAAATAATGCAACCTGTTAGTTTTTCAGCCGGAACTTATATATTTAAAGAAGGTTCATTCGCGGATAGCTGTTATATCCTTGAAGAAGGTATAGTACGGATTGAAACAGCATCAGAAAGTAGTTCTAATTTTGTAGTTAATTATTTGGAAGCTGGGACAATTTTTGGAGAAATAAGCTTATTAGATAAAATGCCTCGTTCGGCTACTGCTTATGCCCAAACAAATATAATAGCTAAAAAAATACTAATTCAAGAGTTAGAAATATTACTAGAAACTTCGCCAAGAATATTGATTTGTCTCTGGGAAATGTTTAGAAAGGCTGCTCCACTTGGAGTTCGTTCTTTAAATGAACTTACAATTAAAAAAAATCACTTTGTGATAAACCCAGAAGTGGAAGTAATGTTAGATAAAGCTTTACTAGCTCAAAAAGAAATTCAAACTTGGTCTGAAGAACGTATAGATGCCTTATTACTGGTAATTGCTTCATCGATTGCACAACATGCCGAATCATTAGCAACAGCAACAGTAAAGGCTACTCGTGTTGGGGATATTTTGGATAAAGTTACTAAGAATAAAATTGCTAGCTTAGGTATTTACCGCTCGCTGGTTGGCAAATCTGGATGCGGGTTTATCTCGAATAATAAAATTAATAATGTTTGTGAAATAGCAAGTCCAATGGGAATTATTTTTGGAATGATTCCCATGACTAACCCAGTTGCAACAGCGGTTTTTAAAGCTTTAATTTGTATAAAAAGTCGTAATGCACTGATTTTAAGTTTCCCACTTTCTACTAAGAATGTTGGCACGTTAGTTTGTGAAATTATTCAGGAAGCTTTAATTCGGCAAGATGCACCTGTAGAGCTGATTCAGTGGTTAAAACATCGCAGTTCCCGCGAACAAACAGAAATATTAATGAAGCACAAAAACGTCTCTTTAATCTTAGCAACAGGAGGTGCGAGCATGGTGAAAGCTGCCTATAGTTCAGGAACTCCGGCAATTGGTGTAGGTCCTGCTAATACTCCTACCTTAATTTGTGCGGATGCAAATATTCAACATGCTGCCCGCACTATTATTGTAAGTAAATCATTTGATAATGGATTAATTTGTGGTTCTGAACATAATTTGATAGTTGATGCACGCGTTAGGAAGAACTTTATTAAAGTATTAGAGCAAGAAGGCGCGGCAATACTTACGCATGAAGAAAAAAGCTACTTTAGCACAGTTGCTTTTGAAGATAAATCGAATCGATTGCAAGCAAAAATTATTGGTCAGTCAGCGGCTAAAATTGCCGTTATGGCAAATATTAAACGCGATTATCACATTAAATTAATTATAGTCCCGAATGAATTTCTAAGTTTAGATAATCCCTATGCTTATGAAAAGATGGCACCGATATTGAGTTTATTTACAGTTCAAAATGAGATTGAAGGTATAGACCTTTGTCGGTCGATACTACAGATAGAAGGGAAAGGACATACAGCAATTATACACACGAAAAATAAGGCAGTGGTGAGAAGATTTGGTTTAGAAATGCCAGCCAGTAGAATATTAGTAAATTCGCCGGGGGTACATGGAATCATAGGTCTTACAAGTGCTTTAGACCCATCCTTCACATTAGGGTGCGGCACATTTGGGGGAAATTCAACTACTGATAATGTTACTTATAGCAATCTTTTGAATTTAAAACGGGTTGCATATTATCAAGCACCAAAATTTTTAGACCCAGAGATATTTAAAAATACATATCCCCAGTGGTTACTGCAATTGCTAAACTTATTAAACTTTTTAAAACTCAATGCTTTAGTGACATTTATATCGCAACGAGTTTCGATTCAGTTGAGAAGATAA
- a CDS encoding FAD-dependent oxidoreductase: MSNPIRVVCLGGGYVAMWLTKALRNAIIYKKVEMIVISRDNYHTYHGFIAEMLTGKIQPSQVASPARRIFEPAYFYNAEIENIDVIKQVITTSRSLDGRQYEVSYDHLVISLGSVDDLSRYPGIAEHAMKLKSFNDCYKIRNHIIQMLELAEIETDTEERSRLLTFVVAGGNYGGIEVATELADHFRLLIKKEYRQIAPDEIKVIVIHSGERILSELVRRFPELVRYAENFLHDEFSNLEIITNTRIVAATPEEAILSNGERISTRTIISCTGTAQSPLLDKLPLERDKYGKIVTDEFVRVKGTNNVWAGGDCAAVPLPTGGTCPPLAIYALTCGYQIGGNILRSIESRKLKAYKFTGLGDAVSLGNRHAIAHLKGVPLYGFNAWVAWRIALFIFVPSWERKLRLLVDWSMWPFLGRDIISMKVQEKQSLKKAYFQAGQVIVKQGDIGRCLYLIRNGEVEVLQEMSNGETIIQTIGSGEHFGETSVIENSPHIATVRAKTSVQLVVIDREEALLLSNSLSVFNDTNRLLSSDTFVKENIDEYHAIASDIPRGSIAPVNSVMSATLEAAPWQELPSKAPARIGSSRILTRSESSQPSKFGFLGLASVAALIALSSTTTYLLTSKKVTTPEPKDNAIASQKLEVIALGRLEPAGEIISVAGPVGERIGHLEVAEGDNVKNGQILAYLESYNERLQTRNLAAAKVREIQEQIKTDTLLRQVEAEKSQSEIEQVNTPQLLQIKSQQALIRKAEVELSEVVKTRDRFQYLSQEGAIAKQDFDNKQLIVRQAEENLNQAKATLEQLAQARSSNIRTAQTAFKASQVNLARVDSHSGLEPAKNNLALGQAQLERSIIRAPQDGKVLKVFAHTGEAISQKSILQLGDTQQMFAVAEVYETDVSKVKFGQEAVITSPAFTKPIKGTVDKVGNLVFKNNTIGDDPTAEKDARIVEVKIRLQQSEQVANFSNLQVDVRIQLNNTGKIGAKP, translated from the coding sequence ATGAGTAATCCAATACGTGTTGTCTGTCTGGGTGGTGGCTATGTTGCCATGTGGTTAACGAAAGCACTGCGAAATGCCATTATATATAAAAAAGTTGAGATGATTGTTATCAGTCGGGATAATTATCATACTTATCACGGGTTTATTGCTGAGATGTTGACTGGGAAAATTCAACCTAGTCAGGTTGCAAGTCCAGCTAGAAGAATATTTGAACCCGCATATTTTTATAATGCAGAAATTGAAAACATAGACGTTATCAAGCAAGTTATTACTACTAGTCGTTCTCTAGATGGAAGGCAATATGAAGTATCTTATGACCATTTGGTGATTTCATTAGGTTCGGTGGATGACTTATCGAGGTATCCCGGTATTGCTGAACATGCAATGAAATTAAAATCTTTTAATGACTGTTATAAAATCCGCAATCACATCATTCAAATGTTGGAATTAGCGGAAATTGAAACAGACACAGAAGAGCGATCGCGTTTGCTAACTTTTGTAGTTGCTGGAGGGAATTATGGTGGTATTGAAGTTGCAACTGAGTTAGCTGACCATTTCCGTCTTTTAATTAAAAAGGAGTATCGGCAAATTGCACCTGATGAAATCAAGGTAATAGTTATTCATAGCGGAGAGCGTATTTTATCCGAATTAGTACGACGGTTTCCAGAGTTGGTAAGGTATGCTGAAAACTTTCTCCATGACGAATTCTCTAATTTAGAAATTATTACTAATACTCGTATTGTTGCCGCGACACCAGAAGAAGCAATACTTAGTAATGGAGAGCGAATTTCAACTCGGACAATTATTAGTTGTACGGGAACAGCACAATCACCTTTATTAGACAAACTACCGTTGGAACGGGATAAATACGGCAAAATTGTTACAGATGAGTTTGTCCGAGTCAAAGGAACAAATAATGTTTGGGCAGGAGGAGATTGTGCTGCGGTTCCTTTACCAACAGGAGGTACTTGTCCACCCTTAGCTATTTATGCTTTGACTTGTGGCTATCAAATTGGTGGCAATATTCTACGTTCGATCGAAAGTAGAAAGCTAAAAGCTTATAAATTTACTGGACTTGGGGATGCTGTTTCTCTGGGAAATCGTCACGCGATCGCACATTTAAAAGGTGTGCCATTATACGGGTTTAATGCTTGGGTTGCTTGGAGAATAGCTTTGTTTATTTTTGTTCCATCGTGGGAGCGAAAGCTTCGACTTCTAGTCGATTGGTCAATGTGGCCTTTTTTAGGTCGAGATATTATCAGCATGAAAGTGCAAGAAAAGCAAAGTTTAAAAAAAGCATATTTTCAGGCAGGACAAGTCATTGTTAAACAAGGAGATATTGGTCGTTGCTTGTATTTAATCCGCAATGGAGAGGTGGAAGTTTTACAAGAAATGTCGAATGGGGAAACAATTATTCAAACTATCGGTTCTGGCGAACACTTTGGTGAAACAAGTGTCATAGAAAATAGTCCTCACATTGCAACTGTCCGTGCTAAAACAAGCGTGCAATTAGTGGTGATTGATAGAGAAGAAGCATTATTATTGAGTAATTCTTTGTCTGTGTTTAACGATACTAATCGCTTATTATCATCCGATACATTTGTCAAAGAAAATATTGATGAATATCATGCGATCGCATCAGACATCCCCAGAGGGAGTATCGCACCAGTTAACTCGGTCATGTCTGCGACTTTAGAAGCAGCTCCTTGGCAAGAGTTACCATCAAAAGCACCAGCAAGGATTGGTAGCAGCCGCATATTAACAAGATCGGAATCATCGCAGCCTAGTAAATTCGGTTTTTTGGGTCTAGCGTCAGTAGCTGCACTTATTGCCTTATCAAGTACTACTACCTACCTATTGACCTCTAAAAAAGTTACTACTCCCGAACCGAAGGACAATGCGATCGCATCCCAAAAGTTAGAAGTAATCGCACTAGGACGCTTGGAACCAGCTGGAGAAATTATATCTGTAGCTGGTCCTGTGGGGGAACGAATTGGACATTTGGAAGTTGCGGAAGGAGATAACGTTAAAAATGGACAAATTTTAGCTTATTTAGAGAGTTATAACGAAAGACTGCAAACCCGAAATTTAGCCGCAGCTAAAGTTCGTGAAATCCAAGAACAAATTAAAACTGATACATTACTGCGTCAAGTTGAAGCTGAAAAATCTCAGTCAGAAATTGAACAAGTTAATACACCCCAACTCCTACAAATTAAATCACAGCAAGCTTTGATTCGCAAAGCAGAAGTGGAATTAAGCGAGGTAGTTAAAACACGCGATCGCTTTCAATATTTGTCTCAAGAAGGTGCGATCGCCAAACAAGATTTTGATAATAAGCAATTAATTGTCCGTCAAGCTGAAGAAAATCTCAATCAAGCAAAAGCAACTTTAGAACAGTTAGCTCAAGCTCGCTCATCTAATATTCGCACTGCCCAAACAGCTTTTAAAGCTTCCCAAGTTAATTTAGCAAGAGTGGACAGTCATAGCGGACTAGAACCTGCCAAAAATAATCTTGCTTTAGGACAAGCTCAGTTGGAACGTTCAATTATTCGCGCTCCTCAAGATGGTAAAGTTCTCAAAGTTTTTGCCCACACTGGTGAAGCAATTTCTCAAAAAAGTATTTTACAGCTAGGTGATACACAGCAAATGTTTGCTGTTGCAGAAGTATACGAAACCGATGTGAGTAAAGTCAAATTTGGTCAGGAGGCAGTTATTACTAGTCCAGCTTTTACTAAACCAATTAAAGGAACTGTTGATAAAGTTGGCAATCTCGTATTTAAAAATAACACGATCGGCGATGACCCAACAGCAGAAAAAGATGCCCGAATTGTCGAAGTCAAAATTCGTTTACAACAAAGCGAGCAGGTTGCTAATTTTAGTAATCTTCAAGTCGATGTCCGAATTCAGTTAAATAATACGGGGAAAATAGGTGCGAAACCGTAA